From a single Sporosarcina oncorhynchi genomic region:
- a CDS encoding YisL family protein, with translation MDFLSNTTHFHIFTWVVGIIVFLVSAVMAKGSKGKKITHMIARLFYVLILISGVFLFIKGMDYGKGMEYGFKFLLGLLTIGMMEMVLVRSEKGKKVTTFWILFFVFLFLTMFLGFKLPMGIELF, from the coding sequence TTGGACTTTTTATCAAACACAACCCATTTTCATATTTTCACATGGGTTGTCGGCATTATCGTATTTCTAGTATCCGCTGTAATGGCAAAAGGATCTAAAGGGAAGAAAATTACACATATGATCGCGCGTCTATTCTATGTGCTTATCCTTATCTCTGGCGTTTTCCTTTTCATCAAAGGAATGGATTACGGAAAAGGCATGGAATACGGCTTCAAGTTCTTGCTTGGCCTATTGACAATCGGTATGATGGAAATGGTTTTAGTACGTTCGGAAAAAGGAAAGAAAGTAACAACGTTCTGGATTTTGTTCTTTGTCTTCCTATTTTTAACAATGTTCCTCGGTTTTAAATTGCCGATGGGTATTGAACTGTTCTAA
- the addB gene encoding helicase-exonuclease AddAB subunit AddB, translated as MSLRFITGRAGTGKTTMIEREIAAELERDPLGEAIILIVPDQMSYSMEHSLSVKFGLNGMIRAQVSTFKRLAWRVLQETGGITRKEVDGFGYRMLVRSVLEENRDELKLFRQAADKRGFTERIGDLMKEFSRYCLDTPTLTLLQDSLSKGNAPRTLQDKVSDLVLLVSKIEEKLGTTYVDSEGHLALLASQIKHAELIERAEIYIDGFESFTAREYEIITELMKHGNRVTVVLPMESDLSGHADHELFFNAVRSSMKLREIAREESIEIEEQIHLEEALRFTNAELRHFEREFENYPPVEHASEGAVTLIEATDRRAEVHAVARHIRKLVMDGHRYKGLSILYRQPDVYDELIETIFSQYDIPVFISRKKPMLHHPLIEFTRSILEVVTSGWSYESVFRAVKTDLFFPHGEDKLIWRERADRLENYVLANGIHGNRWQDDDRWKVKRYRGLELHTNVQTDEELQMEQELHLIRDVVREPLSAFAAQLKSAKTGRQKAEALFTFMESLHVFEKIIDLRAEEERAGKMLSATEHDQAWNSWVNVLDQFVLMFGDKEIALKEAARILDEGLDTLEFTRIPPSLDQVTVTTIELSSLMDIDVVFVIGVNDGVLPQRIDAEGILSDSDREWFTMNGIELAPSSKTKLMDESYMAYRAFTSAREKLFISYPGADEEGKSLLPSLYIPRVQQLLSGVAIHTAVTDPSELLDEDEQADYIIHPRTALPYIATKVKEAEQTGGIESAEWLAVLNYYEEDPLWSSVLRYITRSMHAGNKTERLAPQLTEGLYGKTFVSSVSRVESYYSCPFQHFASYGLGLQERMEYTLEAPSIGDLFHAALKWISDEVNRTGISWSELSKAQCWQLARDAMDYITPMFFNRILLSTQRYHYIRRKLTHILTRTIFALGKQATTSLFKPIAIEAAFGPGEQLPPLEIPLRRGNQMNLRGRIDRVDATEIDGKKYLRIVDYKSSAQQLDLTDVYYGISLQMLTYLDVAVEHAEEWIGFKADPAGVLYLHIHNPMIRTEIELTEELIEQEILKSYKMRGYLLDDPEVVTGMDAQIGKTSSVIPASFKTDGSFTKASKVLSTEDLHTVRKFVRHRHQQAGDGMLAGDTRVYPYKLKDKMPCQFCSYRSVCQFDPTDPDQAYRQYESMDSEQSLEKMRKDVTDDGHSS; from the coding sequence ATGTCATTGCGTTTCATTACCGGCAGGGCCGGAACAGGGAAGACGACGATGATTGAACGGGAGATTGCGGCTGAGCTTGAGCGTGATCCGCTCGGGGAAGCAATCATTCTAATTGTGCCGGACCAGATGTCCTATTCTATGGAGCATAGTTTGTCCGTCAAATTCGGGTTGAACGGGATGATTCGTGCACAAGTGTCGACGTTTAAACGGCTTGCGTGGCGCGTGTTGCAGGAAACGGGTGGCATTACACGCAAGGAGGTCGACGGGTTCGGCTATCGTATGCTTGTCCGGAGTGTGCTGGAAGAAAATCGGGATGAGTTGAAGTTGTTTCGTCAAGCAGCAGATAAGCGTGGGTTCACCGAGAGAATCGGCGATCTGATGAAGGAGTTCAGCAGATACTGTCTGGACACGCCAACACTTACGCTTCTTCAAGATAGTCTGTCAAAAGGGAATGCTCCGCGCACTTTGCAAGACAAAGTAAGTGATCTAGTGTTGCTTGTCAGTAAAATAGAAGAAAAACTCGGGACTACTTACGTAGATAGTGAAGGGCATCTCGCGTTATTGGCTTCGCAGATTAAACACGCAGAGCTGATTGAAAGAGCTGAGATTTATATCGACGGATTCGAAAGCTTTACGGCGCGTGAATATGAGATCATTACAGAATTGATGAAGCATGGCAACCGGGTGACCGTTGTGCTGCCGATGGAATCCGATTTGTCGGGACACGCCGATCACGAACTGTTTTTCAATGCCGTACGGTCTTCCATGAAACTGCGGGAAATCGCACGGGAAGAGTCGATTGAAATCGAAGAGCAAATTCATCTTGAAGAAGCGTTGCGATTCACAAACGCCGAGCTTCGTCATTTCGAGCGAGAATTCGAGAATTATCCGCCTGTTGAGCATGCATCTGAAGGAGCGGTCACACTTATCGAAGCGACGGACCGTCGTGCAGAAGTGCACGCGGTAGCACGGCATATCCGCAAACTTGTGATGGACGGGCATCGTTATAAAGGATTGTCGATTTTGTATCGTCAACCTGACGTGTATGACGAACTGATCGAAACAATTTTTTCTCAGTATGATATACCTGTCTTTATTAGCCGAAAAAAACCGATGTTGCATCATCCACTTATCGAATTCACACGATCTATATTGGAAGTCGTAACGTCAGGCTGGTCTTATGAGTCCGTGTTTCGAGCGGTGAAGACGGATCTCTTCTTTCCTCATGGGGAAGACAAGCTAATTTGGCGGGAGCGTGCGGACAGGCTCGAGAATTATGTACTGGCAAACGGTATTCACGGCAACCGTTGGCAAGATGACGACAGATGGAAAGTGAAGAGATATCGCGGGTTGGAACTGCATACGAATGTGCAGACCGATGAGGAATTGCAAATGGAGCAGGAATTGCATCTCATCCGTGATGTTGTGCGTGAACCACTTTCAGCGTTTGCCGCTCAGCTGAAAAGCGCAAAGACAGGACGACAAAAAGCAGAAGCGCTGTTTACGTTTATGGAGTCTTTGCACGTTTTCGAAAAGATTATCGATTTACGGGCGGAGGAGGAGCGCGCGGGGAAAATGCTAAGCGCGACGGAGCATGATCAGGCATGGAATTCGTGGGTCAATGTGCTCGACCAGTTTGTGCTCATGTTCGGTGACAAAGAAATAGCACTTAAAGAAGCGGCGAGAATTTTAGATGAAGGATTGGATACGCTTGAATTCACACGAATTCCACCTTCATTGGATCAGGTGACGGTGACGACGATTGAACTTTCCAGCTTGATGGATATCGATGTCGTTTTCGTTATCGGCGTAAATGACGGCGTGTTGCCCCAACGGATCGATGCGGAAGGAATCCTATCCGATTCGGACAGGGAATGGTTCACGATGAATGGGATCGAATTGGCCCCTTCATCTAAAACGAAGTTGATGGATGAATCTTATATGGCATACAGGGCATTCACATCAGCACGGGAAAAGCTGTTCATCTCGTATCCTGGAGCGGACGAAGAAGGAAAGTCGCTGTTGCCGTCCCTTTATATCCCACGGGTTCAGCAATTGCTCTCCGGAGTGGCAATCCACACAGCCGTCACAGACCCGTCGGAACTGCTAGATGAAGACGAACAGGCTGATTATATTATTCATCCGCGAACAGCACTGCCTTATATCGCTACGAAAGTGAAAGAAGCTGAACAAACGGGCGGTATCGAGTCTGCCGAATGGCTTGCGGTGCTGAACTATTACGAGGAGGATCCGCTTTGGTCATCAGTACTTCGTTATATTACCCGCTCGATGCATGCTGGCAATAAAACCGAACGGCTCGCTCCGCAGCTGACAGAAGGTTTATATGGGAAAACATTCGTTTCAAGTGTGTCACGTGTCGAATCCTATTACAGCTGTCCGTTCCAGCATTTTGCGTCTTATGGACTGGGGTTACAAGAACGAATGGAATATACACTCGAAGCACCGTCGATCGGTGATCTGTTCCATGCGGCATTGAAATGGATTTCAGATGAAGTCAACAGGACAGGCATTTCATGGTCAGAGTTATCGAAAGCGCAATGCTGGCAACTGGCAAGAGACGCGATGGATTATATTACACCAATGTTTTTCAACCGGATTCTTCTGTCGACGCAACGCTACCATTACATTAGGCGGAAGTTGACGCATATTTTGACGCGGACGATTTTCGCGCTTGGTAAGCAAGCGACGACAAGTCTCTTTAAGCCGATTGCGATTGAAGCGGCATTCGGGCCAGGTGAACAGTTGCCGCCACTTGAAATCCCGTTACGACGCGGCAATCAGATGAACTTGCGCGGTCGTATCGACAGAGTGGATGCGACTGAAATTGACGGTAAAAAGTATTTGCGGATCGTCGACTATAAATCATCTGCCCAGCAACTGGATCTGACCGATGTCTATTATGGCATTTCCTTGCAGATGTTGACGTATTTAGATGTTGCCGTCGAACATGCGGAAGAATGGATTGGATTCAAAGCGGATCCAGCAGGCGTGCTCTATTTGCATATCCACAATCCGATGATCCGGACGGAAATCGAATTGACGGAAGAATTGATTGAACAAGAAATCCTGAAATCGTATAAAATGCGCGGCTACCTGCTCGATGATCCGGAAGTCGTCACGGGTATGGATGCACAAATCGGCAAGACGTCATCTGTTATTCCCGCCTCGTTCAAGACGGACGGCTCGTTTACGAAAGCGTCGAAGGTGTTGTCGACGGAAGATTTACACACCGTCAGGAAATTCGTCAGGCATAGACACCAGCAAGCGGGAGACGGGATGCTGGCAGGCGATACACGCGTATATCCATACAAACTAAAGGATAAAATGCCTTGCCAGTTTTGTTCGTATCGGTCGGTTTGCCAATTTGACCCGACAGACCCTGATCAGGCTTATAGACAGTACGAGTCGATGGATTCTGAGCAATCACTCGAAAAAATGCGGAAGGACGTGACAGATGATGGACATTCCAGTTAA
- the addA gene encoding helicase-exonuclease AddAB subunit AddA yields MDIPVKPEDVTFTDAQWKAIWATGKDILVSAAAGSGKTKVLITRMIEKVLNEKNPIDVDELLVVTFTNAAAAEMRHRMAEALEEAIAAKPDSIHLRRQLSLLNKAQISTLHSFCLNVVRQYAYLLDIDPGFRIADTTEAALLRDDTVGEVLEDAYNAEDPEAMYRLADSFTSDRNDQSIETLIDRLYDYSRVHPSPERWLRMLPMEYEIGEDAVIDELDFIGPLKTAIRHTLEEAIALTTDMKRTAEMPEGPEPLIPTAEADLQWLLEAKRRIEEGSWEDTYTFFGSLKWVKAGTIRKDSCDEELAKRAKGLRDSVKKIINTLKESYFTRTPARLLDEIRFMAPMMHTLVGLVIDFGERYGQVKMEKGLVDFSDLEHFALKILAVETEGQLAPSDIAADYLNRFAEVLVDEYQDTNLLQEAIIQLVKRGGEADGNLFMVGDVKQSIYRFRLAEPGLFLGKYTRFTTDDTDRGLKIDLNANFRSRKEVLDATNFIFSQVMGERVGEVEYDEAAALKYGARYPEKETAASLTLLYETDDDGLEVEADELTGQTLKHSQAEARYMIKRINELMNSGAEVTDAFTDKRRPLAYRDIVILMRSMTWSGAIAEEFKLAGIPIYAELSRGYFEAIEVMIMLNTLRVIDNPYQDIALASVLRAPFVGMTENELAQVRLVAKNKPFYEALKLFMASGGAGVTPSTQEKMQRFFLLFEDWRNLARRGSLSELIWQVYSDTHYYEIVGAMPNGKQRQANLRALHDRAVDYEKTSFRGLFRFLRFIDRMQKRGDDLGTARFVSNTEDVVRIMTIHSSKGLEFPYVFIAGTGRKFNKMDFNEPYLFDQHFGLAVKAIDPELRITYTSLPFLAMKEKKELEMRAEEMRVLYVAMTRAKEHLEMIASVKDIEKTIVKWQDAQLLEHGSMLPEYTRSRANGYLDWIGPAIARHADFGKFGVMYGGELMDDHSRWEISAHPISSFLVYDQQEEADSSVEHAKKELAVESEWPLEVKRRFDYVYPHLHSVQKRSKQTVSELKRISQLEQESEMDNFFSTRDDEVSTPYLHERPAFMQSRSLSGAEIGTAMHTIMQHIDLSVPYTAEEVQQFVAELATRQLLTEKEVASIHTEAVVSFFETPIFKRLQASGRVLRELPFTYAYDGSDGDHQLLQGIADCLFKEEDGWVLLDYKTDRIQHESATEERLTAVMQKRYGIQLNLYKKAIESITSIHIKEMVLYLFDGGKAVAIREELV; encoded by the coding sequence ATGGACATTCCAGTTAAACCGGAAGACGTGACGTTCACGGATGCCCAGTGGAAAGCGATATGGGCGACGGGGAAAGATATCCTCGTTTCTGCAGCAGCCGGTTCCGGAAAGACGAAAGTGCTCATTACGCGCATGATCGAGAAAGTGTTGAATGAAAAAAATCCAATCGATGTCGATGAGTTGCTTGTTGTCACATTCACAAACGCGGCAGCCGCAGAAATGCGCCATCGTATGGCAGAAGCGTTGGAAGAGGCAATCGCTGCGAAACCGGATTCGATTCATCTACGCAGACAATTAAGTCTGTTGAATAAAGCGCAAATATCGACATTGCACTCATTTTGTTTAAATGTTGTTCGACAATACGCCTATTTACTCGACATCGATCCAGGATTCCGGATTGCAGATACGACTGAAGCGGCATTGCTACGCGACGATACGGTCGGTGAAGTGCTGGAGGATGCTTACAATGCGGAAGATCCAGAAGCGATGTACAGACTTGCAGACAGCTTTACGTCAGACCGTAATGACCAGTCGATTGAGACACTCATCGACAGGCTCTATGATTATTCCCGCGTCCATCCGTCCCCAGAACGCTGGTTGCGCATGTTGCCGATGGAATACGAAATCGGAGAAGATGCAGTTATCGATGAACTCGATTTCATCGGTCCGCTTAAAACGGCGATTCGCCATACGCTTGAAGAAGCAATCGCTTTGACGACTGATATGAAACGGACAGCAGAAATGCCGGAAGGGCCGGAACCGCTTATACCGACAGCGGAAGCGGATTTGCAGTGGCTGCTCGAAGCGAAAAGACGGATCGAAGAAGGTTCTTGGGAAGATACGTACACGTTCTTCGGTTCACTAAAATGGGTGAAGGCAGGCACAATCAGAAAAGACAGCTGTGATGAGGAACTGGCAAAGCGGGCGAAAGGTTTGCGCGATTCCGTGAAGAAAATTATCAATACGCTGAAGGAATCCTATTTCACAAGAACACCCGCCCGTCTGCTTGATGAGATTCGGTTTATGGCACCGATGATGCATACACTTGTCGGTTTAGTCATTGATTTTGGGGAGCGTTACGGGCAAGTGAAGATGGAAAAAGGGCTCGTCGACTTCTCGGACTTGGAACATTTCGCACTGAAGATTCTTGCGGTCGAAACAGAAGGGCAATTGGCACCGTCAGATATCGCTGCCGATTATTTAAATCGGTTTGCGGAAGTATTAGTTGACGAATACCAAGACACGAACTTGCTGCAGGAAGCGATCATTCAATTGGTGAAGCGGGGCGGTGAAGCGGATGGTAACTTGTTTATGGTAGGCGACGTGAAACAGTCGATTTACCGATTCCGACTCGCTGAACCGGGGCTGTTTCTTGGAAAGTACACCCGTTTCACGACGGACGATACAGATCGAGGATTGAAAATCGATTTGAACGCCAATTTCAGAAGTCGGAAAGAAGTACTCGATGCGACGAATTTCATCTTCTCCCAAGTGATGGGTGAGCGTGTTGGCGAAGTTGAGTACGACGAAGCTGCTGCTTTGAAATATGGGGCACGGTATCCAGAAAAAGAGACAGCCGCATCATTGACGCTACTTTACGAAACGGATGACGATGGGCTGGAAGTAGAGGCGGATGAGCTAACAGGACAGACATTGAAGCATTCCCAGGCAGAAGCGCGATATATGATTAAGCGCATTAACGAACTGATGAATTCGGGCGCGGAAGTGACGGATGCCTTCACGGATAAGCGCAGGCCGCTTGCCTATCGTGATATCGTCATCCTTATGCGTTCGATGACGTGGTCTGGAGCAATCGCGGAAGAGTTCAAGCTTGCTGGTATACCAATCTATGCAGAATTGTCACGCGGCTATTTTGAAGCAATCGAAGTGATGATCATGCTCAACACATTACGAGTCATCGACAATCCGTATCAGGACATTGCACTTGCTTCGGTGTTGCGCGCACCGTTCGTTGGGATGACCGAAAACGAATTGGCTCAAGTACGACTCGTCGCAAAAAACAAACCATTCTACGAAGCGCTCAAGCTGTTCATGGCGAGCGGTGGAGCAGGGGTTACGCCAAGTACACAGGAAAAAATGCAACGGTTTTTCTTGCTGTTCGAAGACTGGCGCAATCTCGCTCGACGGGGTTCGTTATCGGAACTGATCTGGCAAGTGTATTCGGATACGCACTACTACGAAATCGTCGGCGCCATGCCAAACGGCAAACAGCGGCAGGCGAATTTGCGTGCATTGCATGACCGAGCAGTCGACTATGAGAAGACCTCATTCCGCGGATTGTTCCGTTTCCTCCGGTTCATCGATCGGATGCAAAAGCGCGGCGATGATCTCGGTACGGCCCGGTTTGTCAGTAATACGGAAGACGTCGTACGTATAATGACGATTCATTCGTCTAAGGGTCTTGAGTTTCCGTATGTATTTATTGCAGGAACAGGTCGGAAGTTCAATAAGATGGATTTCAATGAACCGTATTTATTCGATCAGCATTTCGGTTTGGCGGTTAAAGCAATCGATCCTGAACTACGCATTACGTATACGTCACTGCCGTTCCTTGCGATGAAAGAAAAAAAGGAACTGGAAATGCGCGCGGAAGAGATGCGTGTACTGTATGTGGCGATGACAAGGGCGAAAGAGCATTTGGAAATGATTGCGTCTGTGAAGGATATCGAAAAAACAATCGTCAAATGGCAAGATGCGCAGCTACTCGAACATGGCTCGATGTTGCCCGAATATACTCGGTCACGTGCGAATGGGTATCTCGACTGGATCGGCCCTGCGATTGCCCGGCATGCCGATTTCGGGAAGTTCGGTGTCATGTACGGCGGTGAATTGATGGACGATCACTCTAGATGGGAGATTTCCGCCCACCCGATTTCGTCATTCCTCGTTTACGATCAACAGGAAGAAGCGGACAGTTCAGTCGAACATGCAAAAAAGGAACTGGCTGTCGAATCAGAATGGCCGCTCGAAGTGAAACGCAGATTTGACTATGTCTATCCCCATCTTCATTCTGTACAAAAACGATCCAAACAGACCGTGAGTGAACTGAAACGGATCTCCCAACTTGAGCAGGAATCCGAAATGGATAATTTCTTCTCAACGCGAGACGATGAAGTCAGTACACCGTATTTACATGAGCGACCTGCATTCATGCAGTCGAGATCCTTATCGGGCGCTGAAATCGGAACAGCGATGCATACGATTATGCAGCATATCGATTTATCGGTGCCGTATACTGCCGAGGAGGTCCAACAGTTCGTAGCGGAGCTTGCAACACGTCAATTATTGACAGAGAAAGAAGTAGCAAGCATTCATACTGAAGCGGTCGTATCGTTCTTTGAGACGCCGATTTTCAAAAGACTCCAAGCATCTGGAAGGGTGCTACGGGAATTGCCCTTCACATACGCCTATGACGGTAGTGACGGTGATCATCAACTATTGCAAGGGATTGCGGACTGTTTATTCAAAGAAGAGGACGGATGGGTTTTACTCGACTATAAAACAGACAGAATTCAACATGAATCCGCAACTGAAGAACGGTTGACGGCAGTAATGCAGAAACGATATGGTATCCAGTTAAACTTGTATAAAAAAGCGATAGAATCAATAACTTCGATACACATTAAAGAGATGGTCCTCTATTTGTTTGACGGGGGAAAGGCTGTAGCGATTAGGGAGGAATTAGTTTGA
- a CDS encoding DUF418 domain-containing protein has protein sequence MAPTMIGKRIEALDMLRGFSLLGIFIANMLVFHSPYFYIDPHTYFTTPSDVMSFKLVNIFVEASFYPIFAMMFGYGLNMQYEKAIAANRPYAPLMAKRMGILMAFGLIHALFIWSGDILFTYALMGFIMIIVVRIPKKWLMPLAVLVYAIPTGLLITGTYFLTKAAPGKLMEGFADIQQIERAITAYGHGSYGEALAFRVTEWLLIGLPSVFMGVFMVLPLIIIGTAFSKYKLFERAAEWKGRIAIVTIIALAIGVTLKSLPYMDVNAYYNTLIQQLVGGPILALGYAGLIILLCQIGLFLTVFRPIASAGRMSLTTYLSQSIIATLLFNHYGAGLYGKVDIETGTLMAVGIFVLQVIFAQLWFMKFKMGPFEWIWRKGTYGKNLTKKEDNAQLL, from the coding sequence GTGGCACCAACAATGATTGGAAAAAGAATAGAAGCATTGGATATGCTGCGAGGTTTCTCGCTTCTCGGGATTTTCATTGCCAATATGCTTGTGTTCCACTCACCTTATTTTTATATCGATCCACATACGTATTTCACGACGCCAAGTGACGTTATGTCATTCAAATTAGTAAATATATTTGTGGAAGCAAGTTTTTATCCGATATTTGCGATGATGTTCGGGTATGGATTGAATATGCAGTATGAGAAAGCGATCGCCGCTAATCGGCCGTATGCACCTCTTATGGCAAAACGAATGGGCATTTTGATGGCGTTTGGACTTATTCACGCACTGTTCATTTGGTCGGGCGACATCTTGTTTACGTATGCATTGATGGGTTTCATCATGATTATCGTTGTACGCATTCCGAAAAAATGGCTTATGCCGCTTGCGGTGCTTGTTTATGCGATCCCAACAGGGCTGCTTATAACAGGGACATACTTCTTGACAAAAGCAGCGCCTGGAAAACTAATGGAAGGGTTTGCGGATATCCAGCAGATTGAGCGTGCGATTACGGCATACGGCCACGGCTCATATGGAGAAGCGCTCGCTTTCCGCGTGACAGAGTGGTTGCTTATCGGTTTGCCTTCCGTTTTCATGGGCGTGTTTATGGTACTTCCGTTAATCATAATCGGTACTGCTTTTTCGAAATATAAACTGTTTGAACGTGCGGCAGAGTGGAAAGGCCGGATTGCCATCGTGACAATAATTGCGTTGGCAATCGGCGTTACATTGAAATCATTGCCGTATATGGATGTGAATGCCTATTACAATACGCTGATTCAGCAATTAGTCGGCGGCCCGATTTTGGCGCTCGGTTATGCAGGCCTTATCATTCTGCTTTGTCAGATCGGTCTGTTCTTGACGGTTTTCAGACCAATCGCTAGCGCAGGCCGCATGTCACTAACAACCTATTTAAGTCAGTCGATCATCGCTACATTGTTGTTCAATCATTACGGAGCAGGATTGTACGGGAAAGTCGATATTGAGACAGGTACATTAATGGCTGTCGGTATCTTCGTCTTGCAAGTGATTTTTGCCCAACTATGGTTTATGAAATTTAAGATGGGCCCGTTTGAATGGATCTGGCGTAAAGGAACATATGGGAAGAATTTGACGAAAAAAGAGGATAATGCACAATTGTTGTAG
- a CDS encoding TVP38/TMEM64 family protein has translation MEDWLSVDKIIELAEQYKALGPFFGLLPPFIESFLPFLPLFVFVFANSAAYGLWYGFILSWVGTVAGSYVVFLIIRKYGRKRLLRFLTKHKRVQQLIGWVERNGFGPLFILICFPFTPSALVNLVAGLSNMKKKSYLIVLMAGKLVMIFTISFIGYDLKALLTQPIRTGIVLGIIVLLWLVGKWFEKRIDKRVEEESSTLFQGEDEE, from the coding sequence ATGGAAGATTGGTTGAGTGTTGATAAGATTATCGAGTTGGCAGAGCAATATAAAGCGCTTGGGCCGTTTTTTGGTCTGTTGCCACCGTTCATAGAATCTTTTTTGCCTTTTTTACCGTTGTTCGTTTTTGTGTTCGCAAATTCGGCAGCATATGGCTTATGGTATGGATTTATCTTATCATGGGTTGGGACCGTTGCGGGTTCATATGTCGTTTTTTTAATTATTCGAAAGTATGGTAGGAAACGACTTTTGCGTTTTCTGACGAAACATAAACGTGTGCAACAGCTTATTGGCTGGGTGGAGCGGAACGGCTTCGGCCCGCTGTTCATCCTGATTTGTTTTCCGTTCACACCTTCCGCGCTCGTAAATCTTGTTGCAGGTCTGTCGAATATGAAGAAGAAAAGTTATTTAATTGTCCTCATGGCTGGGAAGCTCGTGATGATTTTCACAATTAGTTTCATCGGCTATGATTTGAAGGCATTGCTGACACAACCGATTCGGACTGGAATTGTGCTTGGCATCATCGTTTTGTTATGGCTTGTCGGCAAATGGTTCGAGAAGCGGATTGATAAGCGGGTGGAGGAGGAATCGAGCACGCTTTTCCAAGGGGAAGATGAGGAGTGA
- a CDS encoding fumarylacetoacetate hydrolase family protein: protein MKLLSFRYEGKTLFGPKVKKEEAVWNVSAIAEAVGDQDFPSTIIEGIEQGLQFVEKMRKLAEQAQTLENPEQFKYDFSSIEWLSPIPRTPKNVLCVGKNYADHAAEMGGDAPPEKLMIFTKAPTAIAADEQDLPVHAAITENLDYEGELAIVISKKGSNIPKQLAYDHIFGYTIANDVTARDVQYAHKQFFLGKSLDGSCPMGPYIVTKDEIPKPQNLSIVTKVNDEVRQNGNTADMIFKVDELIAEISKYVTLEAGDVILTGTPAGVGKGMNPPTFLKSGDTVKISVEGIGTLVNRFK, encoded by the coding sequence ATGAAACTGTTATCGTTCCGGTATGAAGGGAAAACATTATTTGGTCCCAAAGTGAAAAAAGAGGAAGCGGTCTGGAATGTGTCCGCCATTGCTGAAGCTGTCGGCGATCAAGATTTCCCTTCAACAATTATTGAAGGCATCGAACAAGGTCTGCAGTTTGTTGAGAAAATGCGCAAACTGGCTGAACAAGCACAGACGTTAGAAAATCCGGAGCAGTTCAAATATGACTTTTCATCAATCGAGTGGCTATCGCCAATTCCACGCACGCCGAAAAATGTCTTGTGCGTCGGTAAAAACTATGCAGATCATGCAGCGGAAATGGGTGGAGACGCTCCGCCTGAAAAACTGATGATCTTTACGAAGGCACCAACTGCAATTGCTGCGGATGAACAAGATCTTCCTGTTCACGCTGCTATTACGGAGAACCTTGATTATGAAGGGGAATTAGCGATTGTCATTAGTAAAAAAGGATCCAACATACCGAAACAGCTGGCGTATGACCATATTTTTGGCTATACAATCGCAAATGATGTGACAGCACGTGATGTGCAATACGCGCACAAGCAATTTTTCCTTGGTAAAAGCCTAGATGGTTCATGCCCGATGGGTCCGTATATCGTCACGAAAGATGAAATTCCGAAGCCGCAAAACCTTTCGATTGTAACGAAAGTGAACGATGAGGTCCGTCAAAATGGCAATACGGCCGATATGATTTTTAAAGTTGATGAACTGATTGCAGAAATCTCGAAATATGTAACACTTGAAGCAGGAGATGTCATTTTAACAGGCACGCCTGCGGGAGTCGGAAAAGGGATGAACCCGCCGACATTCTTGAAATCCGGTGATACTGTAAAAATTTCAGTCGAAGGAATTGGAACGCTTGTGAACCGATTCAAATGA